agttcgcaaggcggatccacttgcaacgaattctcgggatgacacccgtttcgagatattaattcctgaactttgcggagaaatgcattggtgttccagttacttttgtgctttaatgcataaagcgacgttttggtaagcaagtaactggaacgccaatgcatttctccgcaacgttcgggaattatctcgaaactggtgtcatcccgagaattcgttccaagtggatccgccttgcgaactctatggctacaatttgtaaattgcaatattggccatcagataattagttaaaaacagtgaatttttgttaattagtcgattatgcatttcaatttcttgtgcaattaATGTCTgactcttcgagtggaccagctcatgatctagaattgtgctatctgccacaggcaacttttaagaatttttgaaagtgtttgctgaaacaccctgtgtatatatgaGGCTGCGTGGTATGAGGGCCACCTCTCCACTGAATGGAGATACTATTGTTAAATTGTAACATGTGttataaagtaattaattattgGCCGATCCGGCCTGCAGGTAAAAAAGGAGCAGTCCAGCACCACCATGCGCTAAGCGAAGACTTGCTACCCACACGCGTGAATTATGATACTTGTGTGTAGCACGCTCCTGGGAGCTACAGAAAGttgattagtgatttttgttaattagttgcatatgtgttttgatttctcatgctagtaatatcggcctcttcaagtaatccagctcaagggcaagaattatgctacctgccacaggcgatctttttTTAATTACGGAAATTTCACAATGATCTACCCAAACATActaaaaaaaaagctagaaataAGAATCCCCAGATTACTAGACAAATAatacaggcaaaaagaaatcTATGATGAAAGTGTAATATGTGTACAAATAACCCCAGAGTGCTTGAGATCACTTAGCAAAGATCTCAAGCAGCTCGTGGACAAccataaacaattttttttttacgtcacaGTCCCTAGGTTCCTAGGCAAGGCACCTGACAAATTTTGGAGGTGTCTATACCAATCCGAAATGCAACCTTCTGCTGAAAGTTCTATTAACTACTTTACATCAGTTTTCACTCCAGATAATGAATGGCACTATACCGAACATCAGGTCATCACATCAGCAGATAGACTACCTATAACAGATGTTGAAATTTCTGAGCAAAGAGCAAGGAGTGTTTAATAATTTATTAAACTTAAAAGATAAAGAAAAGCCCCCCAGGACTAGATAGCATCTCTAATGAATTTCTGTACTGGTACACCGATTCGGACTCAAAATACTTTGGTTTTATTTTCTGCTCCTCCCTTAGCAATGGCTCTTTTCCCAAGGCATGCAAACAAGCAAAGCCTGTTCTTAAAAGCTgcagtaaaaaacaaaaacaaattatcaACCAATCTTGTACACCAGCACCCATTCATAGCTGAACATATCTTGACTTATAACATGCATAATTTGTTACCTGTCAACCACAGCTCTATCTACTACCTCTCCGCTTATCGAATTAGTTCAGTATCTTTTGGAAATTATAACTCTCACAGCCAAATGGACACATGTATCACGGATTTTGCAAAAGCATTCAATAAAGCTTCTTAGGAAAGATGATCAAAAATAAAATTCTGGTTCAGAATGCTTATCTTATGCAGTGGTTTTTCTTATTTACGTGTTTGCGAACATTACGTCCAGGTAGAAAAAACAAAATCTAGACTTTCATTTGTATTCATCTGGGGTACCTCAGTGTACTTGACCCCCCTTTTATTTATATTCCTTCATTATCTCCTGAACATGAGAGGGTACCCTCTTTTAAGGCAATGTACCAATCAGACTTTTTGCAGATGATTACATTTTCTAGAGTAAAACAGAAACCCATAATGATCATGAAGTGTTATAACTGTAACTTGCAGAATACCAAGAAAATGGTGTGATGACTGGAAATTGGAGCTAAACGTAGTTAAAACAGTAGTTATGACTGTTCCTAGAAAGAAAACACTTCTAGACTAACAGCATCGACAATTATGAACTAACGAGAACCTCAACACAAGTTCTTAGATTTGCTATTTAACCCTGATCTGTGATGGAATGACCATACAGATTATGTATGTGCTAACAAAGCGTTGTGCGTCCTCAGGCACAGCTTGTATCTTGCAACTCAAGAAATAAAGAGCTTAGCCTACAAAAGACTAGTTAGACCAATTATTGGGTACGTGAAGATTGTCTGGGATCCATAAACAGCAACCAATATCTTGAAAACTGAAAAAATCTAGCGTCTTGCCACCAGGTTCATGCTAAACAACTACTGCCTCTCCGACTCCTCTGCTTGAAGTGCTAATCTTCATTCCTTACAATCCGGAACTAAATATGAAAGACAAAAATACCTCTACCTTATTATTTATAATCATGTCCATTTCAACTGGCCCAATTATTTTGAGATTCATTGCAATGAAGCCTCTAGACATCACCATTCAATGTTCAACAGTTTTTGCTGCCTGAATTGATTGTATTAAGTCTAGTTTGTTCACTATGAGTAATCAATGAGTGGAATTCCTTCCATGTGGCTGTTTCATCTTATGAAGTCCACGCACTTAAGACTGCATTAATGGCCTTGTATGTAACAACTACATAAGAATTAAGGTACAAAGCGTTTCTCGATGAAGCTGTCATTTTGGTTGTTGGTGCTTTAccgcagccttttttttttttttttcttggttctaCTTTCATTGGTTTCTTTGCTTTACTGTCTGTTTTTCAGGTACACGCATTTGTTAGCCAACCTGATAAGACATGCCATTTTCTGTTGACACAATCGTTGGTGTTGCTGTCACTTTAATATATACATGCAGTGTTATCCACTTCTGTAACTGTATAGGGCTGACAGTATTCGTAAATAAATTTCGTAACACCAAATGACGTCTTAAAGCCATAGCCAACATAATAACATCGGTTTCAACAGAGGAGCCTGGTACGCACATTGATTTAGCGCAGCGCTTAGTAAAACAGTAATGAAACATTGTTTAACCACTCAATTGTGTTGCTATGCAGGCAGTGAGTTGCCGTTGCCACTGGCCTAAGCAAACTGCGGGTAAATCTGCAGTGTGAGTAAATGTAGCAACGACAGTCACTAAGCTAGCTTTGTAAATACCAAGCACAGAGACAAGCTGTTACGAAGATGTTTTAAACAAGCTTGACGCTGCCAAACTTACTCGGTCAGACGGCTGTCAAGGTTTCCGACCCATATTCGTTTGTCGTCTGTCTCATTGGGTAATGGTTCCACGGGCAGCGGTATCCTGGCGTCCTTTGCACAGGCGAAAAATCGAAACGCGATTATTATAGACACAGACACTACACGGACCAGGTAAACGAACCGTAAACATGCAAGAGCACGAACACTGTAACGCGAACGCAGCTATCGGAAGAGATGACCTAGGGAGATACCAATGAAATTCAGATTCGCCTTACCATTTCTGTTCAAGCTTTAAGTTCTTGTACAAACGTCATGCAACATCACTACGGAAAAAGCGCAAATTCTTTCTCGTTTCTATCGCGTTCACGCTAAACCATTGGCTAAACTACGTTAAACAAAGCTGGCTCAATGACAGAAACGGACAGGGTTGCCAGGTACTCGCAGAACAACCCGCCAAATTCTGGCTCACTAGtaacccaaaagtagccaaacgCAATCCGTAAAGATAGCCCAAAATAGCCAAAGACAATAAATCCCAAATAtatgtttttatttattatttatttatacagaGAGGGTTTATACATGAACGAAATGAAAATACGATTCATTAACAAAAAATCAAGCAAGATTAAAACAAGTGCAACCAAAATAAGTCACTTATTAACGTGGTTCCATGTAGAAATTTGCCGAATGGCATGAATAAAATGAAAAGACTATGCAAGACGATACAAGACAATGCAAATGAACAAGTCAAGCAAGATTAAATTCCAATCCAATTAACGCTCATTGTGGAAGCGAAGCTTAAGCAAAGCGGTAAACTAAATGCTTTACAATTAATCGCGATGCGTACAATTTGGTGATGGCAGGCGTAGGCACAGAAAAAGTACGAcacgtatcaagcaacatttCGGACTCTTGTGTGACAGTGGACTGTAACAGTGGGACATACATAGccgttctagtacactgtaatgtCAGATATACCAAATTTCTAAAACAAGGATAGTAATAACGTAAAACAATGATTGTGAAATATAATTCCCAATTTCATTACCAGATTGGTGTGCTTTACATAGGGTATGCTCCTGCGAGCGGACATTATATGTGCAGGTGTTATGCACATCCTTGGGTAGCATACACGGCTTATTAAGCCACTTTGCGGGTACGTTCATTTACCCTTTGTATTTAAATCCACATATTTACCCGTCGAGATAGGGACCTACTCAGCAGACACGCGAAACCCGGCAAAGTAGCTAatgaaagcttcgttttaatagGAAGGGAAGGAATTCGTTATTACTGACTGCCGTAACCATAGAGTTtcttatttagaaactctatggccgTAACTATCTAGCACAGGTAGAGATATTCTAGGTTACTCTAGCACAGGCTGCTGACAGCCTGACACctgaactagagtgtactagacaatggtcgagtgggccgaacggcgctctgccgctgaggcgccgcgtgtggaaaaatagtgcgagggcgctgcgagcgaactggattgggacggagccgcgctccgcggcatattcaacgtactttcgctgcgggcgccgaggccgattgtgCATAGTACgatcttaaaatagtgctttatttccactgcaaatttatgtttacaccattctgccaaacatatatatttgaggcatggattatgcaacgcgacgtcttcaattttgctgtcgttgtcaagcgcgtcgtctgctagcgagcgcgcgttcgctatgcGGACGCTGGcagacgcccagtttttctcgcagaacctctgtgcagtacatttttttaatgttttagttgctttggtgcgcctaTGACTCTTggcggccggtaccaaatgtagctttagccaggtgaactgctgtttttaccactgtcctctaaaagtaactggtatctctgcaccatgaaggctacgtaagaaaattttattattgatatcgtgtcattttacgcacgcttcttgttggtggatattgatcagggacaatgatcgaagaaaaccacattagagtgaaataaaccaggtttattaactgcgtggcgcgaagatggccaatgtatttctaggtaattaaatcaaagggtacatagacatatatattcacgatatatatgtaaaggaaaaaataacaaatattctaaatgcaataattaaaaaagtgagatctcccgaccggaataagcgcacgtgtttgcagtaacaaacacacttattagtgaatactataaataaaactctcattcgctatagcaggcaaaaccatcttatatatatatagggtgtcccagctatcacgcagcacgatttaaaaaaagaggaacggcgttacgcgaagcaaacctagtgcgtattgtttgcagtgcagtggagtagccgccagcaatttttcgttactgagatttaattagttaattgtaattaattatctatcTCGAGAAGTAGTATACTaattatcaaaatgtcaatgagaaaattgtagagcaacatgaaaaactcccgatacagctttctgttgctcaatacgcgctacataaatgtgtttttccgagtgtgaaaggagcccgcgctttgcgtgtatacgcgggcatctttcacgctcggaaaaacacatttatgtagcacgtattgagcaacagaaagctgtatcgggagtttttcatgttgctctacaattttctcattttctcagcaaaaaaaaaaataaaaattgtagccaaatatagccatttttatttgcagttttctCTGTGTAAACATTTTCGCATTCGATTACGGTAGTCCTTTTTCGCACAACCCGTCGCAAcaaaaatgtccgtgccgccgttagggtggctagaatgggtggccccattctagccaccctactgCCGTAGCGGTCGACCCTTGACCTCAACAACAGCGGCATCATGCTGGCACACAAAACacagttccagcgaatcgctgtaCAGGGCGAAATCGAAGTGCTTTTATTTTacgacagatagtactaagttattattttgagTTATATAGAGTAATATTAACtgcccaagcaaaaaaaaaaaaaaaagagagagagagagctcggTAGCAAATCGGGCCGACGCCCATGGCCAGTTAAAGAGACAAAGGCCCAATCTCGGCCATCTaagtcgggccgggctcggtttttGCATGTGGCCGATCTGTTTGCACGTGGCCGATCTGGCCGATCTATCGGGCCGACGTCATGTCCGCCGGTTACTTCATTGTGACCGTGGTTGGCCGCCATACGGGCCGACGACTTCCGCAGGCCGATCTGTGTGCCGACCACCGGTGGTCGGCAATCGGCATCGGGCCGACGTCATGGCCGCCGGTTACTTCATTGTGACCGTGGTTGGCCGCCATACGCGCCGACGACTTCTGCAGGACGGTCAAAACGTGGCTTGTCCACggccagtagtagtagtagtagtagtagtagtagtagtagtagtagtagtagtagtagttgtagtagtagtagtagtagtagtagtagtagtagtagtagtagtagtagtagtagaagtagtagtagtagtagtaacaacgttatttatcctttttacaaggaaaggggcagcggggtagaggggggaaggggtatactcgaggtagtcctccactaccctctcagcccaccccaggatggcctcctgaacgtcgggcctggagctgcgcaaggcagaccccactgctcctcactagtaattaaattattaaggGGAGGGGGTAATGAGTGTTGAGGGCATCCCCACATTATGTGGTCGAGATTGGCCTTGGCCGCTGAGCAGAAGCGGCAGGCCGGGGAAGGGTAGAGAGAAGGGTGAATGACGTGTAGAAAGTGAGGGGAGGGAAATGTGCGAGTCTGTAGCTGCCGCCACATGATCTCGCGTTTACGTGGAGAATTACGTGCCAAGGGAGGAAATGTCAGACGATCGAGTGTATAATGTGCACAGATGTCGTGGAATGTGAGAAGGCGATCTCGCGCGGAAAACGGCCTCTCGAAAGCAACGATTTGCGACTCACCTAATGCCCGCGCCCGGTCCGTTAATCCTCGGGCGCTGGCGTGAGccacctcgttgccggcgagaccCGCGTGTGCTGGGGTCCAAATCAGGCCTACGTCTTGTGTGGGAGGGCTAGAGAGGGTTAGGGAAAGGGCTTGCCTTGACACCCTGCCCGCTCCTAAATTGCTGATGGCTCTTTTTGAGTCGCTGACAATGACGGAGGAATTTGGAATAGCGAAAGCCAGGGCtatggccgcctcctccgcctcctccggaGAAGAAGCATAGACAGAGGCGGCCGTAGCTAACTGGCCGTGCGAATTTATTACTGAGAGGGCATatttggagccagtgctattTTCGGTGGCGTCGACATAGAGCACGTCGGTTGAATTGGAGAATTTTCTGTGTAGGGCCTTGGCCCTTTGCCTCCTGCGCAGGATGTGATGtatagggtgcatgtttttagggagtGGTAGAATGTGTAAATTCGCGTGTATGTGTTGTGGAATGGCGTGTTTGGGGTGAGTGACAGATGGTGGAGAAATACCTAAGGAGTTGATAATGTGTCGTCCGGTTTTCGATTTGGAAAGACGGGTTTGTTGGGAGGTGAGATGGGCTTCCACGTGCTCGTCGAGTGTGTTGAAGGTACCGGTCTGCACGAGCCGTTCTGTGGACGTGCGTAGTGGGAAACCTAGGGCGAACTTATAGATTTTACGAAGGAGGGTGTTGCCCTTGTCAGTTTCCTTTCTGAGAAGGTGTAAGTGTGGGATTGTGTAAGTTACCTTTGTGATGACAAAGGCCGGCCTGTATTAGTCGGAGAAGATCATTTTCGAGCAGACCGCCGTGTCGGTTGGACACGCGGCCGAGCAGTCTGGGAGTGTTGTCGACGGTGGATTGGAGTGTCTGGAGGGTGTGAGTGTTGTGTCGATTGCTCTGAATATGCAGACCGAGAACCCTGAGCTTGTCTACCCTGGGGACATGTTTGTTGCCGAGGAGGATGTGGATGTCGGGAGTGTGTCTAGGGTTGCCGGTGTGGGCAGGAAGGAGAAGGatttcagatttctcgggggaaCAGACGAGACCCATGCGTCCCGCAATGGCCTCCACCTTATCGGCGGCGGCCTGCAGGACGTCTTGAATTTCACCGTCTGAGCCACCTgtgacccagagggtgatgtAGTCCGCGTATAGGGAGAAGTTCAGCCTTGGGATGGTCTTAAGGGAGCGTGAAAGGTGGAGCATGGCGAAATTGAAGAGCAGGGGAGATAGCACGGACCCCTGGGGCGTGCCAAAGCTCCCAAGGTGATAGGTAGGGGATTGCTCCGCGCCAATAAATATTGTCGCGATGCGGTTGGAGAGGAATGCGGCAATGTAATTGTGGATCCTTTCGCCTACCCCCAGAAGGTTTAGCTGCCGAAGTATGACGCAATGATCCACATTATTAAAGGCGCCATGAAGGTCAAGGCCCACAATTGCTTGTGTGTCGTGAGTAGGGTTGGGTGTCAAGATGTCGTGCTTCAAACGAAGCATAACGTCCTGGCACGACAGGGAGCGGCGGAATCCCACCATCTCTGGTGGAAAGAGGTTGTTGTCCTCAATATATTTATTGAGGTGGTTGAGGATAATGTGTTCGAAAGTTTTGCCAATGCATGAGGTGAGTGAGATTGGTCAGAGGTTTGACGCGTTTACCGGTTTGTGGGGTTTGGGAATAAAGATGACTTTGGCATCCTTCCACGAGGATGGAAGGGTGCCAGTGTCGAAGCAGTGGTTGAAGTATGTTGTGAGTGTCGTTACAGAAatgtcgtccaggtttcggagaaTTTTGTTATTTATCTGGTCGGGGCCAGGAGCGGAGGTCGTGCGGAGGTTAGCTAATGCGTGGCGCACCTCGGCTTCTGTGATCGGTGTAGCAAGGTCCGGATTAGGTATGCCGATGTAGTGGGGAATGGAGAAACGACGTGCGGGGGTAAGGTGTTTTTCTCGAAGCTCAGCAAAGAGTCCCTTTAAGTTGTCTTTGTGAGCGTGTAAGAGTTTGCTTATGTGATGGTTGTGGTGTGTGCGTGAGGTGGTGGAATCTATGAGGTGTCGTAATAGTTGCCACGTCCGCTTACTACCAAGCTGACCGTGCATGCTATCGCATATTTGGCCCCACTGTTAGTTAGTCAGCTGGGTGGCATATGTTTGAATTTGGAGATCGAGCTGAGCAATTCTAAGTCTCAACCTTCGAATGTGGCGGCGCTTTCTCCAGCGTTTCAGGAGAGATGccttggcttcccacatgtgtaggagccgGGCATCGACTGTGGGGAGCGGTGCGTCAAGAGGGAGGGTTGTGGTGTGTACCTGTGTATCGGCGTGGAGTTGTTGGACCCATTCCGTGATGTCGGCAATGTCGGCAGGGGCGGACATTTGCCTTGCATCGCGGAACTGGTCCCATTTAGTGAGATTGAGGGGCTTTGGTGCGAGGGGTTTGTGGCGGAAGCGTAAGGTTGTTtggatgatgtaatgatcgctgccgcgGTTGATTTGTAAGTTAGTCCAGTTGGCGTGCTGGATTCTGTGTGTGAGTGTTAGGTCGGGGGAGGTATCCCTGGAAACGCTGTTACCAAGTCGTGTGGGTATGTCAGTGTCGTTATGAAGTGTAAGGCGGTGATTTTGTATGTGTGCCCAGAGGGCTCTGCCCTTGGGTGTACTGCTGGAATGACTCCATAATTGGTtaggggcattaaagtctcctagATTTAGGAGGGGGTGTTTACCGGCAGCGGAGAGGGCATGAGCGAATAGTCTGTCGAATTTGTGATGTTTGTCTTTAGGGCGACTGTAAACGTTCAGAATGTATAACGCCGGAGTGCGAATTTTGCGAGGAAGAATTTCGATATAGTCGTGCTCTATGTCAATGTCTTCGAATTTAGAGTGGGTGGCGGTTAGATGTTTAAGTATGAGTACGGCTGTATTAGGTTTGGTGTTGCATTTTGCTTGCATGATATTGTAACTAGGGGATCGCACAGTTCCGTGGGTTTCCTGTAAGGCGATGACGGCAGGCGGATTGTTGCAGCTGGCAATGTACTGCTGAATGCTGGCTTTCTTACGGCCaaaccctctgcagttccattgccagactaCGAGTTCGGAGCGGGCAGGACTACTCGCCATCACTCGGGAGCGGGGGGTGGGGAGTTAGTTGGGGGTGGAGTGATGGCTTGGGTGAGAGTGGCTAGTTGTGCCATGACGAACTCAAGAAAGCGGTCGAGTTTGTCATTAAGGGCAACAAATTGCGCGGTGCAGCTTTGTTGGAAGGCCATGAAGTCTTGTTGTAGTTGGTGGGCTTTGGATTCAAGAGTGGTTATTCTATCGTTAAACCCAAGGGGGGTATCGTCTAGGCGATCATCCGTGCGCGGCGTATCGGGGGTTTTGCGTTTGTTGGGGGGAGAGGGTGTCGTAGGTGGCTGAGATTCAGGAGCAACATCCATGGGAGAGGGCGATTCGTTGGACGTAGGGGTAGGTGATGGGAGTGATGGTGTGAGAGGTTGCGATGATGGGAGAGTATAAGGTTGGGAGGGGGAGGGTGGCTGGGTGGACTGAAGCAACAGTTTTAGCTGGCGAATCTCCTCCTTGAGAGCGGTGTTCTCTCGAAGGAGAGATGTTTCGAGATTGGAGGGCTGAGATGGCGAGGAGCAGGTGGAGGCTACCCTAGCCCAGCTTACCTGGGGTGGGGGTGTTGCTTGCTTTGAGggaggcggcggtggtggtggtagggCGGGCCAGGCCCTACCACCAATACGTGCAACTTACGAGTAAATGTGGACGTCCGTAGGAGGTGAAAATCCGCAGGCTGGAAATGTCCATTTTTCGCCAACAAGAAGCGTAGCgccatgggcgtcttgcgctggagtacCCTGGAGTGTACCCTGGGAGGTAGAGTGTAGCCCTGGGGTCTTGCTGCTGCTCCTGGCGCGGGCTTGGGCAGGATCTGTGGCCGGGAATGAGGGTGCTTGTTGGCTCCTGTCCACGGCCAGCTTTCCTTTGCCGGCATTGATATGTAGGTTTTTTTTACTAACATGCACTGAGTGCttttttttatgtagattttTTAAGCCCCTGGCGCAGATACCAAATATACCGCTTCTTCAACAGAGTTACCGTAACTGCAGACATTACATTCTGGATAAGTTTTGAGTGCAGCAACATTTAATTGAAAGAGTCACGCTAATTATATTCTTAATTATTCGCTTTAAGGTACATGTTGTACTGGCGGAATTAGAGGCCGTAAGCTCGCAGGACCTACTGAATCGGAACCAATTTTGTAactagcaccaatttcgagatatacgAAGTCAAAGTCAGCAAAATGAGTTGGTGTCCTGAATACTACCCTCGAGCATTGCATATATTCGCAGTGCAGCAAGAAAATACAGATCAAACCAAAGCATTTTTGCCTCATACTTTGACGTACGTATACCTTGAAACTGGTACTATAGTTACAAAAGTGGTTTCAACTGAATAGGCCCTGTATGTTAACAGGCTTATTTCCACCATTGCAACATGCGCACT
The DNA window shown above is from Dermacentor silvarum isolate Dsil-2018 chromosome 1, BIME_Dsil_1.4, whole genome shotgun sequence and carries:
- the LOC119433669 gene encoding uncharacterized protein LOC119433669, which codes for MVGFRRSLSCQDVMLRLKHDILTPNPTHDTQAIVGLDLHGAFNNVDHCVILRQLNLLGVGERIHNYIAAFLSNRIATIFIGAEQSPTYHLGSFGTPQGSVLSPLLFNFAMLHLSRSLKTIPRLNFSLYADYITLWVTGGSDGEIQDVLQAAADKVEAIAGRMGLVCSPEKSEILLLPAHTGNPRHTPDIHILLGNKHVPRVDKLRVLGLHIQSNRHNTHTLQTLQSTVDNTPRLLGRVSNRHGGLLENDLLRLIQAGLCHHKGNLHNPTLTPSQKGN